Proteins encoded in a region of the Misgurnus anguillicaudatus chromosome 9, ASM2758022v2, whole genome shotgun sequence genome:
- the cast gene encoding calpastatin isoform X19 — protein MPHKKRSHGRKNSKEKGDTLKHVPETSRFESQKATPTSASQVSAAKPAQYEVQVEVGPSAPKVSAEIDPFDALSDTLPSTQPEAPKPPKYTGPEVKETNINPEKGVLCGERESTLPPGYRREDWEKKTPAGVPEKPKEVPKPISTDEALEALSTGFVSSAPSAPKKTELVTETVGAKSAGFSNFAPPPPSQQKQQTTTFPSNMNKSPAPPADKKAKIERPGENLTASKSSTTAQHAKPKTDVPDSSIPTDALSELGDMLGEPEPPKKQPELNPKDIIDENKIKSEKGIRVGEREDSLPPAYRFSEEDLKKHPPPPKEPSIGTDDALDILSGDFTTPAAAPVVKAGVPPKAPAQHSIGTDFTTHAAAPVAKACVPPKAPAQEKKTAGAPGKAKDVPKVDELSALDALAGDFVAPPQAAHKVSSSIPPGPKQSNLTDEDPFSALGDTLSAPEPPKKQPELKPGDFVKEKELTSVKGVRVGERDDTLPPGYRFSEEELKKYPAPPREPSLGTDDALDLLSGDFESTPAPTVAAPPVAKLPVCTAVKPPPKPLNDFDLEVLADDFVAPTSASKVQSAVPVPPHPERQMSDTSSALDALSDTLEEIKPRPEPTPISQKAIVKEIDIVEERVSKPGETDDSLPPDHRFSEADKKAFEEAKKKCPEPKQASIDDAAALDLLDSDFSSAPTVKASAPEAHTFTPERTPPTYTAQGAALDELADKLIPNLEKPKESKAKAQGAALDELADKLIPNLEKAKDSKAKAQGAALDELADKLIPNLEKPKESKAKGKGGKSKSKQKKQSGGDSSAVENLSSKPSSKDVVPSAKDGKR, from the exons tctCAGAAAGCCACACCCACATCAGCATCACAGGTCTCGGCAGCGAAACCTGCACAATATGAG GTGCAAGTAGAAGTAGGTCCATCAGCACCGAAAGTCAGTGCAGAG atCGATCCCTTTGATGCGTTGAGTGACACTTTACCATCAACACAACCTGAGGCTCCTAAACCCCCAAAGTACACTGGACCAGAAGTCAAAGAG ACCAATATCAATCCGGAGAAGGGTGTTTTGTGTGGTGAGAGAGAAAGTACACTGCCACCTGGATACAGACGGGAAGACTGG GAAAAGAAGACACCGGCCGGGGTTCCAGAGAAACCTAAAGAAGTTCCCAAG CCTATAAGCACAGACGAGGCACTGGAAGCTCTCTCCACTGGTTTTGTGTCCTCCGCTCCAAGCGCTCCGAAGAAAACAGAGCTG GTAACGGAAACTGTAGGTGCCAAATCTGCAGGCTTCTCAAACTTTGCCCCGCCTCCACCTTCTCAGCAG AAACAACAGACCACAACCTTTCCTTCTAATATGAACAAATCACCTGCTCCACCAGCTGACAAGAAAGCCAAAATAGAGAGG cCTGGTGAAAACTTGACAGCAAGCAAGAGTTCAACTACTGCACAGCATGCTAAACCAAAGACAGACGTG CCAGATAGCTCCATCCCGACAGATGCTCTCAGCGAATTGGGCGACATGCTGGGTGAACCAGAACCTCCCAAAAAACAACCCGAACTTAACCCAAAAGACATAATAGAT gaaaataaaataaaatcagagAAGGGCATACGTGTTGGGGAGAGAGAGGACAGCCTTCCACCAGCTTACAGATTCTCAGAGGAAGACCTTAAAAAACATCCTCCTCCTCCAAAAGAG CCTTCAATTGGCACAGATGACGCACTGGACATTCTTTCTGGAGATTTCACGACCCCTGCAGCAGCACCTGTTGTTAAGGCCGGTGTTCCTCCTAAGGCACCTGCACAG CATTCAATTGGCACAGATTTTACGACCCATGCAGCTGCACCTGTTGCCAAGGCCTGTGTTCCTCCAAAGGCACCTGCACAG GAAAAGAAAACAGCTGGGGCTCCAGGGAAAGCTAAAGATGTCCCTAAG GTGGATGAATTATCAGCTTTAGACGCACTGGCTGGTGATTTTGTAGCTCCGCCACAGGCTGCTCATAAG GTTTCTTCATCTATTCCTCCAGGCCCCAAGCAAAGCAATCTGACAGATGAG GATCCCTTTAGCGCTTTGGGTGACACGCTGAGTGCACCAGAACCACCAAAAAAACAACCTGAACTCAAACCTGGAGATTTTGTTAAG GAAAAGGAATTGACATCAGTGAAAGGCGTGCGTGTTGGGGAGAGAGATGACACGCTTCCGCCCGGTTACAGGTTCTCAGAAGAAGAACTCAAAAAATATCCTGCTCCTCCAAGAGAG cCTTCCTTAGGCACTGATGATGCTTTGGATCTTCTGTCTGGTGACTTTGAGAGCACCCCTGCACCAACTGTTGCCGCACCACCTGTTGCCAAGCTCCCTGTTTGTACTGCCGTCAAGCCACCTCCTAAA CCTTTAAATGATTTCGATCTAGAGGTTCTTGCAGATGATTTTGTGGCTCCTACTTCTGCATCTAAAGTTCAGTCCGCTGTCCCCGTCCCACCACACCCTGAAAGACAG ATGTCAGACACTTCATCAGCTTTAGATGCTCTATCAGACACACTGGAAGAAATAAAACCAAGGCCTGAGCCCACCCCTATCTCACAAAAAGCCATTGTTAAG GAAATAGACATTGTGGAGGAGAGAGTGAGTAAGCCTGGGGAGACAGATGACAGCCTGCCACCAGACCATCGCTTTTCAGAAGCCGACAAGAAG GCGTTTGAAGAAGCAAAGAAAAAATGTCCTGAACCAAAGCAG GCATCAATCGATGACGCAGCGGCCCTTGACCTGCTCGACAGCGATTTCTCATCAGCGCCCACCGTGAAAGCATCTGCACCTGAGGCTCACACCTTCACTCCTGAACGCACACCTCCAACCTACACG GCACAAGGTGCAGCTTTAGACGAACTGGCAGACAAACTGATTCCAAATCTGGAGAAACCCAAAGAGAGCAAAGCAAAG GCACAAGGTGCAGCTTTAGACGAACTGGCAGACAAACTGATTCCAAATCTGGAGAAAGCCAAAGATAGCAAAGCAAAG GCACAAGGTGCAGCTTTAGACGAACTAGCAGACAAACTGATTCCAAATCTGGAGAAACCCAAAGAGAGCAAAGCAAAG GGAAAGGGGGGGAAGTCAAAGTCTAAACAGAAG AAACAGTCTGGAGGTGATTCCTCAGCCGTAGAGAATCTGTCCAGTAAGCCGAGCTCCAAAGACGTAGTGCCTTCAGCGAAAGATGGAAAGAGATAG
- the cast gene encoding calpastatin isoform X2: protein MPHKKRSHGRKNSKEKGDTLKHVPETSRFESQKATPTSASQVSAAKPAQYEKGSTHAAVKPGTTPPSGAGGGAAGTHTSQKGSPQVTQQATKPAPPASAKVPSVSSGTGPAGTTFGAGAKPTDPAKDKAQSTTIHSSKPGPVKVDASVGKPVASAGLPGSGLKEKSGQKVQVEVGPSAPKVSAEIDPFDALSDTLPSTQPEAPKPPKYTGPEVKETNINPEKGVLCGERESTLPPGYRREDWEKKTPAGVPEKPKEVPKPISTDEALEALSTGFVSSAPSAPKKTELVTETVGAKSAGFSNFAPPPPSQQKQQTTTFPSNMNKSPAPPADKKAKIERPGENLTASKSSTTAQHAKPKTDVPDSSIPTDALSELGDMLGEPEPPKKQPELNPKDIIDENKIKSEKGIRVGEREDSLPPAYRFSEEDLKKHPPPPKEPSIGTDDALDILSGDFTTPAAAPVVKAGVPPKAPAQHSIGTDFTTHAAAPVAKACVPPKAPAQEKKTAGAPGKAKDVPKVDELSALDALAGDFVAPPQAAHKVSSSIPPGPKQSNLTDEDPFSALGDTLSAPEPPKKQPELKPGDFVKEKELTSVKGVRVGERDDTLPPGYRFSEEELKKYPAPPREPSLGTDDALDLLSGDFESTPAPTVAAPPVAKLPVCTAVKPPPKPLNDFDLEVLADDFVAPTSASKVQSAVPVPPHPERQMSDTSSALDALSDTLEEIKPRPEPTPISQKAIVKEIDIVEERVSKPGETDDSLPPDHRFSEADKKAFEEAKKKCPEPKQASIDDAAALDLLDSDFSSAPTVKASAPEAHTFTPERTPPTYTAQGAALDELADKLIPNLEKPKESKAKAQGAALDELADKLIPNLEKAKDSKAKAQGAALDELADKLIPNLEKPKESKAKGKGGKSKSKQKKQSGGDSSAVENLSSKPSSKDVVPSAKDGKR, encoded by the exons tctCAGAAAGCCACACCCACATCAGCATCACAGGTCTCGGCAGCGAAACCTGCACAATATGAG AAAGGATCCACACATGCAGCTGTCAAACCCGGCACCACCCCTCCATCAGGAGCTGGTGGAGGGGCTGCTGGTACCCACACCTCTCAAAAAGGATCTCCTCAAGTCACACAACAG GCCACTAAACCTGCACCTCCCGCCTCTGCTAAAGTCCCATCTGTGAGCTCTGGAACTGGACCCGCGGGCACGACCTTTGGAGCTGGTGCAAAGCCCACGGACCCTGCAAAAGACAAGGCACAG AGTACAACTATTCATTCATCCAAACCGGGACCTGTTAAAGTGGATGCATCTGTCGGGAAACCCGTAGCCTCGGCCGGTTTACCTGGAAGTGGCCTAAAGGAGAAGAGTGGCCAAAAG GTGCAAGTAGAAGTAGGTCCATCAGCACCGAAAGTCAGTGCAGAG atCGATCCCTTTGATGCGTTGAGTGACACTTTACCATCAACACAACCTGAGGCTCCTAAACCCCCAAAGTACACTGGACCAGAAGTCAAAGAG ACCAATATCAATCCGGAGAAGGGTGTTTTGTGTGGTGAGAGAGAAAGTACACTGCCACCTGGATACAGACGGGAAGACTGG GAAAAGAAGACACCGGCCGGGGTTCCAGAGAAACCTAAAGAAGTTCCCAAG CCTATAAGCACAGACGAGGCACTGGAAGCTCTCTCCACTGGTTTTGTGTCCTCCGCTCCAAGCGCTCCGAAGAAAACAGAGCTG GTAACGGAAACTGTAGGTGCCAAATCTGCAGGCTTCTCAAACTTTGCCCCGCCTCCACCTTCTCAGCAG AAACAACAGACCACAACCTTTCCTTCTAATATGAACAAATCACCTGCTCCACCAGCTGACAAGAAAGCCAAAATAGAGAGG cCTGGTGAAAACTTGACAGCAAGCAAGAGTTCAACTACTGCACAGCATGCTAAACCAAAGACAGACGTG CCAGATAGCTCCATCCCGACAGATGCTCTCAGCGAATTGGGCGACATGCTGGGTGAACCAGAACCTCCCAAAAAACAACCCGAACTTAACCCAAAAGACATAATAGAT gaaaataaaataaaatcagagAAGGGCATACGTGTTGGGGAGAGAGAGGACAGCCTTCCACCAGCTTACAGATTCTCAGAGGAAGACCTTAAAAAACATCCTCCTCCTCCAAAAGAG CCTTCAATTGGCACAGATGACGCACTGGACATTCTTTCTGGAGATTTCACGACCCCTGCAGCAGCACCTGTTGTTAAGGCCGGTGTTCCTCCTAAGGCACCTGCACAG CATTCAATTGGCACAGATTTTACGACCCATGCAGCTGCACCTGTTGCCAAGGCCTGTGTTCCTCCAAAGGCACCTGCACAG GAAAAGAAAACAGCTGGGGCTCCAGGGAAAGCTAAAGATGTCCCTAAG GTGGATGAATTATCAGCTTTAGACGCACTGGCTGGTGATTTTGTAGCTCCGCCACAGGCTGCTCATAAG GTTTCTTCATCTATTCCTCCAGGCCCCAAGCAAAGCAATCTGACAGATGAG GATCCCTTTAGCGCTTTGGGTGACACGCTGAGTGCACCAGAACCACCAAAAAAACAACCTGAACTCAAACCTGGAGATTTTGTTAAG GAAAAGGAATTGACATCAGTGAAAGGCGTGCGTGTTGGGGAGAGAGATGACACGCTTCCGCCCGGTTACAGGTTCTCAGAAGAAGAACTCAAAAAATATCCTGCTCCTCCAAGAGAG cCTTCCTTAGGCACTGATGATGCTTTGGATCTTCTGTCTGGTGACTTTGAGAGCACCCCTGCACCAACTGTTGCCGCACCACCTGTTGCCAAGCTCCCTGTTTGTACTGCCGTCAAGCCACCTCCTAAA CCTTTAAATGATTTCGATCTAGAGGTTCTTGCAGATGATTTTGTGGCTCCTACTTCTGCATCTAAAGTTCAGTCCGCTGTCCCCGTCCCACCACACCCTGAAAGACAG ATGTCAGACACTTCATCAGCTTTAGATGCTCTATCAGACACACTGGAAGAAATAAAACCAAGGCCTGAGCCCACCCCTATCTCACAAAAAGCCATTGTTAAG GAAATAGACATTGTGGAGGAGAGAGTGAGTAAGCCTGGGGAGACAGATGACAGCCTGCCACCAGACCATCGCTTTTCAGAAGCCGACAAGAAG GCGTTTGAAGAAGCAAAGAAAAAATGTCCTGAACCAAAGCAG GCATCAATCGATGACGCAGCGGCCCTTGACCTGCTCGACAGCGATTTCTCATCAGCGCCCACCGTGAAAGCATCTGCACCTGAGGCTCACACCTTCACTCCTGAACGCACACCTCCAACCTACACG GCACAAGGTGCAGCTTTAGACGAACTGGCAGACAAACTGATTCCAAATCTGGAGAAACCCAAAGAGAGCAAAGCAAAG GCACAAGGTGCAGCTTTAGACGAACTGGCAGACAAACTGATTCCAAATCTGGAGAAAGCCAAAGATAGCAAAGCAAAG GCACAAGGTGCAGCTTTAGACGAACTAGCAGACAAACTGATTCCAAATCTGGAGAAACCCAAAGAGAGCAAAGCAAAG GGAAAGGGGGGGAAGTCAAAGTCTAAACAGAAG AAACAGTCTGGAGGTGATTCCTCAGCCGTAGAGAATCTGTCCAGTAAGCCGAGCTCCAAAGACGTAGTGCCTTCAGCGAAAGATGGAAAGAGATAG